GCGCGGCACATGGGCCAGTACATCCCGGGCAAGCCCGACATCATCGTCCAGAACATGCCCGGGGCCGGCTCTCTCATCGCCGCCAACTACGTCTACAACATCGCCAAGCAGGACGGTACGGCCCTGGTGATGCCGTTGGCGGGGCTGTACCTCGACCAGGTCGTGGGGCGGAAGGAGGTGCGCTTCGACATTGCCAAGTTCCAGTGGATCGGCACGCAGGAAGTGAGCCACTCGGTGCTCTTCTGCCGCAGCGACTCGAAGTACAAGAGCATCGACGACCTGATCGCGAACAAGAAGGACCCGGCGAGGCTCGGCAACTCGGGCACCGCGGGCAACAGCTATCTCATGGGCAAGATCCTTGAGAAGGGCGTGGGGGCGAACTTCAATTTCGTCATGGGCTATCCCGGCGGCAGCGAGATCGACTTGGCGGTGGAACGGGGAGAGGTGCTGTGCCGCGGCATGACCATCCCCCCGCACTTCGGCCGTGAGCCCTATCTCACCTGGCACAAGAACAAGTTCGTCCGCCAACTCGCCCAGAGCGGGGACGAGCCGGACCCGAGGCTCAAGGACGTCCCCACCCTGTCCCAGTTGTTTGACAAGTACAATGCCCCGAAGCTGGTCCGGTCCATGGCCAAGGTGATCTTCGCCAGCGGCGACTTCGGGCGCCCGTTCGCCGTGGCGCCGGGCGTGCCGGCGGACCGCGTGAAGATGTTGCGCGACGCCTACGCCAAGACGTTGGCGGACCCGGAGCTGGCGGCCGAGGCCAAGAAGGGGCGGATGGTGCCGTACAAGCTGTTGAGGGGCGAGGACCTGCAGAAGGTTGCCCAGAGCGTCGTAAGCCAGCCCAAGGAAGTGGTGGACGGCGTGAGGGGGCTTCTTGGGAGGTAGTTTTTAGGCCATGATGCTCGACGCCTTCATTGACGGACTGCTTCACGTCCTTTCCTGGCCGGCCTTCGGGTTTCTGCTTCTGGGGGCGTTCGTAGGCTTCGTCGTGGGGATTCTCCCCGGCCTCGGCGGCCTAGCCACCCTGGCACTGATGCTGCCGTTCGCCTACAAGATCGGGGAGCCGATCTCGGCCTTTGCCTTTCTCCTGGGCATGCACGCCATCACCGGAACCACCGGTGACCTCACCTCGATCCTCTTCGGCATCCCGGGAGAAGGCACGGCCGCGGCCACCATCATGGACGGCTATCCCATGACCAAGAACGGGGAGGCCGGCCGGGCCATGGGCGCCGCGCTCATGAGCTCGCTGGTGGCCGGCCTTGAAGGCGCCATCATCCTGGCCCTCGCCATTCCCATCATGCGCCCGCTGGTGCTCTTCTTCGGCTCTCCCGAGCTGTTCATGCTGGCGATCCTGGGAATCACGTTCATCGCGTCGCTGAGCGGATCATCGCTCACCAAGGGCCTCCTGTGCGGAGGCATCGGGCTCATGCTGGCGTCCATCGGGGTGGATCCCCAAACCGGGACGCTGCGCTACACATTAGGCACGCTGTATCTCTGGGATGGCCTGAGCCTCGGACCCGTGGTGGTCGGGCTCTTCGCCATCCCGGAGATCATCGACTTGGCGGTGCGCGGCACGAGCATCGCCGAGGCTAAGATCGGCAAGATCACCGGGGTCATGGAAGGGGTCAAGGACACCTTCCGCCACTTCGCCCTGACCATGCGCTGCGGCTTCATCGGCGCGTTCATCGGCGCCTTGCCGGGCCTGGGCGGCGGCGTCTCGCAATGGCTGGCCTACGGCCACGCTGTGCAGTCGGCCAAGGACAAGAGCGGCTTCGGCAAGGGCGACGTACGCGGCGTCCTGGGGCCGGGGGCGGCCAACAATTCCCGCGAAGGGGGCAACCTCATTCCCACGGTGGCCTTCGGCATTCCCGGCAGCAGCGCCATGGCGATCCTGCTGGGGGCGTTCCTCATCGTCGGCCTCAATCCCGGTCCGGAGATGCTCACCAAGCACCTGGACGTGACCTTCGCCATGGTGTGGATCCTGGTGGTGGCCAACATCCTCACCGCGGGTGCGTGCTTCCTGTTCCTGAACCAGCTCGTGAAGCTCACCTTCGTGCGGGGTAACCTGCTGATCCCGTTCCTGCTCATGTTCGTGTTCCTGGGCGCCTTCGCCGCCCACAACAACTTCAGCGACATCATCGTCACGGTCATCTTCGGCATCGTGGGCTACGTCATGGTTCTGTTTCAGTGGCCGCGGCCTCCGTTCGTGCTGGGCCTAGTGCTGGGGACCATCGTCGAGAACTACCTGTGGATCTCCAGCAGCGCCTACGGCGCGGGCTGGCTCCTGCAGCCCACCGTGGTCTGCATCGCCCTCCTCATCGTCGGGACGCTGGTCTACTCCGCGATCCAGGCACGCCGGGGCAGTTCCCTGGAGGACGAGATCGAGAAGAGGCTGGGCGTGGAAACGCCGCGCGAGTAGGGGCGGGTTTCAGACCCGCCCGTGACGGGCGCCGCCCGCGCACGACGGATTCAAACGGCTCCGACCCCCTCTCCCTCCGGGAGAGGGCCGGGGTGAGGGCGCTCGCCCAATTCCCAAGTCCGCCAGGACACTAGACATGCTCGCCGTTGCCCTGGGCCTGCTGGCCTCCCTTGCCTTCGCCTGCACGGCGACGCTGGTTCATCGAGGCGTGCGAGACCTCGATCCCTTCAGCGGCCTGGTGGTGGACCTCTTCTTCAACGGGCTGGTGTTGTGGCTCTTCGTGTTCACCTTCCACGATCTCTCGGAGCTCTGGGCCGGGGCCAACCTGATCTTCGCGGCCTCGGGCCTCATCGTTCCGGGGCTTTTCCGCCTGGTGGCGTTCAAGGGCATCGAGAGGATGGGCGCCGCCGCGGCCACCGCGGTGCTCAATTCGGCGCCGCTCTTCGCGGTGCTCCTGGCCATGGTGCTGCTGGACGAAAGACCCGGTCCGGTGAACATGCTGGGGGCGGTGGCGGTCGTCTGCGGCCTGGTGTTCCTGTCGTGGAAGGGCGAATCGAGATCCTGGCGTTCCGGGGACCTGTTCTATCCGGTGGCGGGAGCGCTGTTCGCCGGGCTGCGCGACAACGTGGTCCGACTCGGGCTCCTTGCCGGCCCGGCGCCCATGGTGGGGGCGGCCATCACGGTGACCAGTTCGCTCCTGACCATGTCCGCGGCCTACTTCCCGGTGCACGGCCTGGCGCGCTTGAGGACTTGCGCGTGGGCGACCCTGGGGTGCTTCGCCCTGGTGGGATTCGTGCATTTCGTGGCCTACTTCTTCATGTTCACGGCGCTGGACATGGCGGACGTAGCGGTGGTCTCACCGCTGGTTCATTGCTTCTCGCTCTTTACCCTGGGCCTTTCCCCGCTTATTCTGGGTGACTCGGACCCGATCACACGGCGCAAGCTCCTCGCCACCTCCATGGTCGTGCTCGGCGTGCTGCTGATCGCGTGGTCGAGGTGGTCGTACGCGGCCGCGTAGGAGTCCGCCGACGTCATGTGGACACTGCCGAATCTGCTGAGCCTGTTCCGGATTCTCCTGGTTCCGTTCCTGGCCTACCTCATGGCGTTCACCGATCCGGTGTCGTGCGCGCTGGCCGCGCTGGTCTTCATCGTCGCCTCCGTCACGGACATGCTCGACGGCTGGCTGGCGCGCCGGAACAAGAGCGTCACCGATTTCGGCAAGCTCCTGGACCCCCTGGCCGACAAACTGCTGGTGGTGACGGCCCTCATCATGCTGGTGGCGGTGGACCGCCCCGGCGACTCCCAAGTGACCGTCTGGCTGGTGATCATCATCGTTGCGCGCGAAGTCGCCGTCACCGTCCTGCGCGGCATCGCTCTCACGGATGGCATGGTCATCCCCGCGGAACGGCTCGGCAAGTACAAGCTCCTGGCCCAGACCGTGGCCCTCGTGGGCCTGATGATCCACTACCCCTACCTCGGCGTCGACTTTCACCTCATCGGCCTGTCCTTCCTCGTCCTCTCCGCCGTCCTCGCCGTGTGGTCCGGGGTGGGCTACTTCGTACGGTTCCTGAAGACCATGCGGGCCGGAGAGTAGGAGGAGTGCGGGAACGTACCCGCCGACGGGTCGCGTCAGTCGCCGGCGCCCGGGTCCGGGCGGGGAGCAGTCGCGTAGGGCGGCTCATCCTCGCGTACGCGGAGGCTGTCGCGCCGCCGGCGGCGCACGATGCGGGCGACGGCCGCGGCCCGCTCGTTGTCGGTATCGCTGTTGCGTACCCCGTCAACGGCCTCGCAAATGTCCCGGGACGTCAGTCCCGGCAGCAATGCCGACGCGTCGAGTGTTTTCGGCGTTTGCCCGGCATGCAGCGCGAGGAATTCGGTGCTGAACTCCCGGTTGCCCTTGCTGCCGTGCAGTCGCCACATCTCCCGTACACCGAGAGCGGCGTAACGCTCGACCTTGCCTTCGTCCGCGTTGGTGGTCTCCACTTCGACCACCAGGTCCGGCGCGTTCCGCTCAAGAAACGCTTCGGCGGCTTCATCGCTTTCGACAAGCGTTGCGCGGAAGGCCCTGGCGCGTTCCCCGAAGTAGAACGCGCAATCCGCCTCCATCCCGGTGCCCGGCGGATCACCGGGTCCCCGCAGGCGCGTCTGGCGAAGTCCCTGCGCTGCGCCTGCGAGCATGCTGCCCGCAACGTCCAGAATGCGGTCCAGGATACCGGACAGGTTCTCGTGGAGGTGGGACGGGGACATCAACGTGACGAGCCCGTTCACCGGGTCAAGACAGACCCGGCGGAAGCGCCGGCTCCAGTCCACTTCCGCCAGTGCCGCAATGGTGTCCGCATCAGCACGGAGGACGTGGATCGTGGAACCGAGGGGTCCTTCGTATGTGGTGCCGAATCTGTTCATTTCACAGCCCCCTTCGCCGCCGGGGCAACCGCTTTGAAGGATACACCTGCGACTATACCGCACTCGGCCGCACCGGTCGAGAATCACGGCTGGATGGGTGTGGCGGAGTCGTTGACAACCCCCGGGTGATGCTGTAAGCAACAGGAAGGACGCGGGTGTAGCTCAGTTGGCTAGAGCGTATGCTTGCCAAGCATAAGGTCGCCGGTTCGACCCCGGTCACCCGCTCCATACTTCCGCAGAATCTCCAAATCCCCCTTCTCTACCACCGGACCAGCCGTGTCACGAGAGCTCACGTTTGCGACCTCGAACCGTCACAAGTTCGCCGAGGTACGGGCGATACTTGCCGACCGCGGCATTTCCGTCGCCATGAAGGCCATGGAGCTTCGGGAGATTCAGGCCGACACGCTCGAGGAGATCGCCGCGGAGAAGGTTCGAGAGGCGTCCCTGGCGGTCGGAGGCCCCGTCATCGTCGAGGACACGGGCCTGTTCATCGACGGCCTGCGGGGGTTTCCCGGGCCGTACTCGGCCTACGTGTTCCGCACCCTGGGGAACCAGGGCATCCTGCGGCTGCTGGACGATACGGCGGACCGACGTGCGACGTTCAAGTCGGTGTTCGCTTACGGTGACACCGACGGGTCGGTGGAATGCTTCGGCGCGGAGGCGCGGGGAACCATCGCTCGCAGTTGCCGAGGAGAAGGATGGGGCTACGATCCGATCTTCGTGTCCGAGAATGCCTCGGGGCGGACTTACGGTGAACTGGGCGATGACAAGAACCGGCTTTCCCACCGCGGCGCGGCTCTGGAGAAGCTCGCTCGCTGGGTGCGGGCCGGCGACGGGTGATCGGCCCCGCTACGTTCACGTCTTCAGGTCACTTCTTCAGGAAGAGAACTCCGTCAGTCTTGCCTCGGTTAGTCTGTGCCGTGTTGCGCCGGCCGGTGGTCGGGGCGGAGCCCGCGTCCGTAAACGAGCTGAACGGCGACGATCACGACAATCACGCCGAGTCCGAAGAGGTCCGTTCCCAGGTCAGGCACGATGAGCAGCGGTCCCACGCAGAACAGGGGCACGCGCAGGACCATGGACAGGGGTCCGAACAGATAGCCGCCCGATGCGGCGGCCATCACGACGACCCCGCCGCCGGCGGTGGCCAGCACCTGAAGGATCTCCCG
This sequence is a window from Deltaproteobacteria bacterium. Protein-coding genes within it:
- a CDS encoding tripartite tricarboxylate transporter substrate-binding protein; this translates as MTKRAIGRTFLVLLLAGFLFMSFSGQAAAKDFYEGKTIRILVCCSPGGFYDRWARLFARHMGQYIPGKPDIIVQNMPGAGSLIAANYVYNIAKQDGTALVMPLAGLYLDQVVGRKEVRFDIAKFQWIGTQEVSHSVLFCRSDSKYKSIDDLIANKKDPARLGNSGTAGNSYLMGKILEKGVGANFNFVMGYPGGSEIDLAVERGEVLCRGMTIPPHFGREPYLTWHKNKFVRQLAQSGDEPDPRLKDVPTLSQLFDKYNAPKLVRSMAKVIFASGDFGRPFAVAPGVPADRVKMLRDAYAKTLADPELAAEAKKGRMVPYKLLRGEDLQKVAQSVVSQPKEVVDGVRGLLGR
- a CDS encoding tripartite tricarboxylate transporter permease; translation: MMLDAFIDGLLHVLSWPAFGFLLLGAFVGFVVGILPGLGGLATLALMLPFAYKIGEPISAFAFLLGMHAITGTTGDLTSILFGIPGEGTAAATIMDGYPMTKNGEAGRAMGAALMSSLVAGLEGAIILALAIPIMRPLVLFFGSPELFMLAILGITFIASLSGSSLTKGLLCGGIGLMLASIGVDPQTGTLRYTLGTLYLWDGLSLGPVVVGLFAIPEIIDLAVRGTSIAEAKIGKITGVMEGVKDTFRHFALTMRCGFIGAFIGALPGLGGGVSQWLAYGHAVQSAKDKSGFGKGDVRGVLGPGAANNSREGGNLIPTVAFGIPGSSAMAILLGAFLIVGLNPGPEMLTKHLDVTFAMVWILVVANILTAGACFLFLNQLVKLTFVRGNLLIPFLLMFVFLGAFAAHNNFSDIIVTVIFGIVGYVMVLFQWPRPPFVLGLVLGTIVENYLWISSSAYGAGWLLQPTVVCIALLIVGTLVYSAIQARRGSSLEDEIEKRLGVETPRE
- a CDS encoding DMT family transporter — its product is MLAVALGLLASLAFACTATLVHRGVRDLDPFSGLVVDLFFNGLVLWLFVFTFHDLSELWAGANLIFAASGLIVPGLFRLVAFKGIERMGAAAATAVLNSAPLFAVLLAMVLLDERPGPVNMLGAVAVVCGLVFLSWKGESRSWRSGDLFYPVAGALFAGLRDNVVRLGLLAGPAPMVGAAITVTSSLLTMSAAYFPVHGLARLRTCAWATLGCFALVGFVHFVAYFFMFTALDMADVAVVSPLVHCFSLFTLGLSPLILGDSDPITRRKLLATSMVVLGVLLIAWSRWSYAAA
- the pgsA gene encoding CDP-diacylglycerol--glycerol-3-phosphate 3-phosphatidyltransferase; the encoded protein is MWTLPNLLSLFRILLVPFLAYLMAFTDPVSCALAALVFIVASVTDMLDGWLARRNKSVTDFGKLLDPLADKLLVVTALIMLVAVDRPGDSQVTVWLVIIIVAREVAVTVLRGIALTDGMVIPAERLGKYKLLAQTVALVGLMIHYPYLGVDFHLIGLSFLVLSAVLAVWSGVGYFVRFLKTMRAGE
- a CDS encoding Uma2 family endonuclease, which translates into the protein MDWSRRFRRVCLDPVNGLVTLMSPSHLHENLSGILDRILDVAGSMLAGAAQGLRQTRLRGPGDPPGTGMEADCAFYFGERARAFRATLVESDEAAEAFLERNAPDLVVEVETTNADEGKVERYAALGVREMWRLHGSKGNREFSTEFLALHAGQTPKTLDASALLPGLTSRDICEAVDGVRNSDTDNERAAAVARIVRRRRRDSLRVREDEPPYATAPRPDPGAGD
- the rdgB gene encoding RdgB/HAM1 family non-canonical purine NTP pyrophosphatase; protein product: MSRELTFATSNRHKFAEVRAILADRGISVAMKAMELREIQADTLEEIAAEKVREASLAVGGPVIVEDTGLFIDGLRGFPGPYSAYVFRTLGNQGILRLLDDTADRRATFKSVFAYGDTDGSVECFGAEARGTIARSCRGEGWGYDPIFVSENASGRTYGELGDDKNRLSHRGAALEKLARWVRAGDG